The Paenibacillus sp. G2S3 region TTTAACACCTTGTGCCACATTGTAATGCTCTTCACCAACAATTTCCGGAGCTAGCAGACGCGAGCTGGAAGCCAGTGGATCAACCGCTGGGAAAATCCCCTTCTCGGAAATCTTACGCTCAAGGTTAGTTGTTGCATCCAAGTGAGCAAACGCCGTTGCCGGAGCGGGGTCAGTGTAGTCATCCGCTGGTACGTAGATTGCTTGAATGGAAGTAACAGAGCCTTTTTTGGTAGAAGTGATACGCTCTTGCAACTGACCCATTTCAGTAGCCAGGGTTGGTTGGTAACCTACAGCGGACGGCATACGTCCGAGAAGAGCGGATACTTCGGAACCCGCTTGGGTAAAGCGGAATATATTATCGATAAAGAGCAGCGTATCGCGACCTTCTACATCACGGAAATATTCCGCCATAGTAAGACCGGTCAAAGCTACGCGTAGACGCGCGCCTGGGGGCTCATTCATTTGTCCGAACACCATTGCTGTTTTCTTAATAACGCCGGAGTCCGTCATTTCGTGATAAAGGTCATTACCTTCACGAGTACGTTCACCCACACCCGCGAATACGGAAATACCGCCATGTTCTTGGGCAATGTTATTAATCAATTCTTGAATCGTTACTGTTTTACCTACACCGGCACCGCCGAACAGACCAACTTTACCGCCCTTAGCGTAAGGTGCAAGCAAGTCGATAACTTTAATACCCGTTTCCAAAATTTCGGCTTGTGTCGACAATTCATCAAATGTCGGAGCCAAACGGTGAATCGGGTTCTTAATTTCAGCAACAACTTCACCAGCGTTATCAATTGGATTTCCAAGTACGTTAAATACCCGGCCTAATGTCGCTTCCCCAACAGGAACCGAAATAGGACCACCTTGGTCAATCGCATCCAGTCCGCGAACCAGACCATCTGTAGAAGACATCGCGATACAACGTACCAAATTGTCTCCCAAGTGATTGGAAACCTCAAGTGTTAGGTTAATCTGGCGACCATTGTCCAAGACGGTTTCAATTTTGATAGCGTTGAATATCTCGGGCAATTGGCCGCGTTCAAATTCAATATCGACAACCGGACCCATAATGCTTACAACGCGTCCTTTGTTCATCTTCATTTCCCTCCTCGAAAGCTGTTACATCAAGAAGAAACGACGTTGTCGTCATATAAAGATGACAACCGTTTCTCGTAGAAATATAAGCATTTTGTATAGGGTATAACCTATACTTTCTTATATTTTAAGAAGAACTGCAGTGCCGTTCTTAAGGAGCCATACTCCAGAAGTGGGCGATACTATGTATCGCTCCATGCGGCACTGTTTCTCGTAAAATACAAGGCAAGTCAAGCGCGCTGCTTAACTGTTCTTGTATTTTTAAGACTGAGCGTTCGCTCCGGCCACGATCTCGGTAATTTCCTGCGTAATTGCCGCCTGACGGGCACGGTTGTACGTAAGGGTAAGTTCTCCGATCATTTTCGACGCGTTCTTTGTTGCACTGCCCATCGCTGTCATTTTCGCACCCAGCTCACTGGCCTTGCCATCCAGAATTGCGCTATAAATCAAAGTTTCGGCGTATTTCGGAAGTAGTACTTCGAGTACGCCTTCTGGTGAAGGTTCATATTCGTAATTTGCGGTCGCTTCATGATGCTCATGATTTCCTACGCCTTCCATAGGCAACAGTCGATCAACGGTTGGGATCTGGGTAATCGCATTGACGAATTGGTTGTAACAAACGTACAACTCATCATACGTACCATCTACAAACTGTTGTACTGCCGAATTAGCAATAGACTTGATGTCCGCAAATTTCGGCGCATCCGACAGCTCAGTAACTTCCTGTACAATCGGATATTCACGGCGGCGTAAGAAGTCACGGCCTTTACGACCGATAACGAACAAGGCGTACTCATCTTTGGATTTATGGCGCTCCGCGATGAGCATCGTCACCTTACGTAAAATATTAGCGTTGTATCCTCCCGCAAGCCCTCTATCAGAGGTCACGATAAGATAACCAGTTTTTTTCACAGGGCGACTGACCAGCATGGGATGCTGAACGCCTTCTGTACCCGCAGCAATGCTCGATACAACCTCTTTCAGCTTCTCAGCATAAGGACGGGCGGCAATTGCCTTCTCCTGGGCTTTTCTGAGCTTGGAGGCGGCTACCATTTCCATCGCTTTTGTGATCTGTCTTGTGTTTTGAACACTCTTAATTTGACGTTTAATATCACGCATGCTTCTTGCCATGATTTCACCACCTTAAAGCTTTGACGAAGTCAAAGCTAACTTCGTAAGCATCTTCTTAGCTTTGACGAATTCAAAGCTTACTTTATAAGTAATAGCCTGAGCTTCGGCAGAGCCAAAGCTCACTTAGTAAGATTCGTTTAGGTACGATCTATATTAGCTAGTAGCAAAGCCTCTTTTAAATTTATCAATTGCGGCTTTAAGAGCGGCTTCGTTATCTGCTGTCAAGTCCTTGGTATCTCTGATGGATTGAGCAACTTCAGCAGCACTGCTATCCATGTAAGCAAGGAATTCCTTTTCAAAACGTTTTACGTCTTTAACAGGAATATCATCCAAATATCCTTTTACAGCTGTGTACAAGCTGAGCACTTGATGCTCAACAGACAATGGCTGATTTACACCTTGTTTCAGAACTTCCATCATACGTGCTCCGCGATTCAGACGAGCAAGCGTAGATTTATCAAGATCTGATCCGAACTGTGAGAAAGCTTGAAGCTCACGATATTGAGCAAGATCCAAACGGAGCGAGCCAGCTACCTTCTTCATCGCTTTAATCTGAGCGGAGCCCCCTACACGGGAAACGGAGATACCGACGTTGATCGCCGGACGTTGACCAGAGTAGAACAGATCGGATTCAAGGAAGATTTGACCATCTGTAATCGAGATTACGTTCGTAGGAATGTAAGCCGATACGTCAGATGCTTGTGTTTCGATGAACGGAAGCGCGGTTAATGAACCACCACCAAGCTCATCACTAAGCTTAGCCGCACGTTCCAAAAGACGGGAGTGTAAGTAGAACACGTCACCAGGGAACGCTTCACGACCCGGTGGACGACGAAGCAGCAAGGACAATTCGCGATAAGCCGAAGCTTGTTTTGAAAGGTCATCATAAATGATCAGTACGTGTTCGCCCTTGTACATAAAGTATTCGCCCATTGCGCAACCTGCGTATGGAGCAATATACAACAGTGGGGATGGCTCGGAAGCCGAAGCAGTTACAACGATTGTATATTCCAACGCGCCATGACGGCGGAGAGTTTCTACAACCTGTGCTACTGTTGATTGTTTTTGTCCAATGGCAACATAAATACATTTCATTCCGTTGCCTTTTTGGTTGATAATCGCATCGATTGCGATTGCAGTCTTACCTGTTTGACGGTCACCAATGATAAGTTCGCGTTGTCCACGACCAATTGGTACCATCGCATCAATCGCTTTAAGGCCAGTTTGCATTGGCTCATGAACCGATTTACGGTCGATAACACCAGGAGCGTTATTCTCAACCGGACGGAACTCCGTCGTTTGAATTGGGCCTTTACCGTCAAGCGGCAAACCGAGTGCGTTAACTACACGACCCAGAAGGGCCTCTCCCACTGGAACTTGCATGATTTGTCCAGTACGTTTTACTTGATCGCCTTCACGAATTTCCTTGTACTCACCCAGAATAACAACACCGACGTTGCTTTCTTCCAGATTGAGCGCCATGCCCACTACACCGTTGGAGAACTCTAGCAACTCGCCTGCCATTGCGTTTTCCAGACCGTAGACACGAGCGATACCGTCTCCGACTTGAATGACGGTGCCCACTTCGGCAACTTCGATATCGGCTTTATATTGCTCAATTTGACTTTTGATCAAAGTGCTGATCTCTTCAGGTCTGATGCCCAATATCCTCACCCCTATCTTCTATGCTTATCATTAAAGGATTTCTCGAGACGTTCCAATTTACTAGAAAGACTGCCGTCATACAGCGTATCACCGATATAAACTTTCAGTCCTCCCAGCAGGCTTGGATCGACCACATTCGTAACCCGAATTTTACGGTTTACGAGCTGGCCGAATTCTGCAGCTACAGCTGCTTGTTCTTCTTCACTTAAAGAATAAACAGAGTATACCTTAGCATCACCAATGCCAAGAGCGTCTCCTTCAATCTTGATATACGTATCCAGCAGTTCGGCAAAAATATCGGTTCTGCCTCGCTCTACTAACAGTTCTACAATGTTCATCACAATAGGAGAGAGCTTATCTTGAAGTGCTGTGCGCAGCACTTTCAGCTTGTCGGACTCCGAGATACGTGGTGCAAGAATAAAGCGCTGTACCTCTTGGTCTGAATGTAATACTTCGACCACTGCCTTGAGCTGTTCTTCTACTTCAAGGGTAATCCCCTTCTCTACCGCTGCACTGTACAATGCTTTAGCGTAGCGCTTGGCAACTACCGTATCGCGGCTCATGATCGGCCTCCTACCTCATTGAGGTATTGGTTCACAAGCTGCTCCTGCTCACTGCTAGCACTAACTTCTTTCTTAAGAAGTTTAGAAGCAATACGAACAGATGCCGTTCCAATTTCGCTGCGCAACTCTTCCACTGCTTTATTCTTCTCGTTCTCGATATCGCGCACGGCCTCTTCTTTGACGCGTGCAGCTTCAACTTTAGCTTGCGCC contains the following coding sequences:
- the atpD gene encoding F0F1 ATP synthase subunit beta, which translates into the protein MNKGRVVSIMGPVVDIEFERGQLPEIFNAIKIETVLDNGRQINLTLEVSNHLGDNLVRCIAMSSTDGLVRGLDAIDQGGPISVPVGEATLGRVFNVLGNPIDNAGEVVAEIKNPIHRLAPTFDELSTQAEILETGIKVIDLLAPYAKGGKVGLFGGAGVGKTVTIQELINNIAQEHGGISVFAGVGERTREGNDLYHEMTDSGVIKKTAMVFGQMNEPPGARLRVALTGLTMAEYFRDVEGRDTLLFIDNIFRFTQAGSEVSALLGRMPSAVGYQPTLATEMGQLQERITSTKKGSVTSIQAIYVPADDYTDPAPATAFAHLDATTNLERKISEKGIFPAVDPLASSSRLLAPEIVGEEHYNVAQGVKQLLQRYTELQDIIAILGMDELSEDDKVIVARARKVERFLSQPFHVAEQFTGFKGKYVPIKETVRSFKEILDGKHDDLPEAAFLFVGTIEEAVEKAKSM
- the atpG gene encoding ATP synthase F1 subunit gamma — its product is MARSMRDIKRQIKSVQNTRQITKAMEMVAASKLRKAQEKAIAARPYAEKLKEVVSSIAAGTEGVQHPMLVSRPVKKTGYLIVTSDRGLAGGYNANILRKVTMLIAERHKSKDEYALFVIGRKGRDFLRRREYPIVQEVTELSDAPKFADIKSIANSAVQQFVDGTYDELYVCYNQFVNAITQIPTVDRLLPMEGVGNHEHHEATANYEYEPSPEGVLEVLLPKYAETLIYSAILDGKASELGAKMTAMGSATKNASKMIGELTLTYNRARQAAITQEITEIVAGANAQS
- the atpA gene encoding F0F1 ATP synthase subunit alpha encodes the protein MGIRPEEISTLIKSQIEQYKADIEVAEVGTVIQVGDGIARVYGLENAMAGELLEFSNGVVGMALNLEESNVGVVILGEYKEIREGDQVKRTGQIMQVPVGEALLGRVVNALGLPLDGKGPIQTTEFRPVENNAPGVIDRKSVHEPMQTGLKAIDAMVPIGRGQRELIIGDRQTGKTAIAIDAIINQKGNGMKCIYVAIGQKQSTVAQVVETLRRHGALEYTIVVTASASEPSPLLYIAPYAGCAMGEYFMYKGEHVLIIYDDLSKQASAYRELSLLLRRPPGREAFPGDVFYLHSRLLERAAKLSDELGGGSLTALPFIETQASDVSAYIPTNVISITDGQIFLESDLFYSGQRPAINVGISVSRVGGSAQIKAMKKVAGSLRLDLAQYRELQAFSQFGSDLDKSTLARLNRGARMMEVLKQGVNQPLSVEHQVLSLYTAVKGYLDDIPVKDVKRFEKEFLAYMDSSAAEVAQSIRDTKDLTADNEAALKAAIDKFKRGFATS
- a CDS encoding F0F1 ATP synthase subunit delta; the encoded protein is MSRDTVVAKRYAKALYSAAVEKGITLEVEEQLKAVVEVLHSDQEVQRFILAPRISESDKLKVLRTALQDKLSPIVMNIVELLVERGRTDIFAELLDTYIKIEGDALGIGDAKVYSVYSLSEEEQAAVAAEFGQLVNRKIRVTNVVDPSLLGGLKVYIGDTLYDGSLSSKLERLEKSFNDKHRR